The window CCTTTACCAATCGTATTACACGAAGAGATTTTTGCGATTTACTGATCAATACATGCCGAATCTATGGTATAACATTACCTGAACTACCTGCTTCTCATCCATTTAAAGATACTACGGATGAAGCTGTAGAATATGCCTACATGCTGGGTCTTATTCAAGGTACTGGAGAAGGTATGTTTAGTCCTGATATGCCCCTAACGCGGGAAATGGCAGCTGTCATGGTGTCCAAGATACTGATACTGTTTCAATCCTCTTCTGATGAAGACATGAAGAACAAGGTACATACAACCGCAACAGGAACGCTGACTTATACACTGCCTATGGGTGATGAGGAATCCGCCAATCTTCTTAATCGTTATGCTGTGGACTATTCCTTGGTATCCACCTGGGCAAAGGTTTATATGGCGGATGTTTATACACTGGGAATTCTTTTAGGCACCGGTGAAGGAAAACTGGACCCTAAGAGTAACCTGACACGTGAACAAGCTGTCATGTTGTCACTTAAAGTATTAACATACTGTGACGAATCACCCATTCGAGCTATAGGTGTTGACACTTGCATCTTACCTGGACCAACAGGAATCTATATTTCCCCTTCCTATCAAGCAGATAATGTGATGCTGCGCTGGAATGCTATTCCTTCTGCCACAGCATATGATGTGACCATCAGTCAAAATGGTGTGACATCTTATATGGATAGAATCCATAACCATTACCTTGATTTACGCAATGGGTCACTGGATAACTACCTTATAAACAGTAAACAATTTATTCATGCCGATATACAAGTTACACCGGTTAATAAAAATGGTGAGGCTTCTATTTATTCTCTCCAACAGACATTTAACATTTTCCCAAAAGTAAGCATTAATGAGATGATTACCGGTGACCCTAATAAAAATCAGTTTAAGGATATACATGAAGCCAATGCAAATATGACAACCATCACCGTCAAAGTGTGGCAGTTAACATCATCTGGAACAAAGAAAACAGCCCAAATTAACCTTAAAGTCAATAAAAATCTTGCTCATACCATAGAAAAAATCTTTGAAGATATCTATAATGGGGATGAAAAGTTCCCTATTAAAAGCGCCTCATGTTATGACTATAGAAACGGCAGATCACAACATTCCAATGGTACAGCTATTGACATTAATCCACAGGAAAATTATTTCATAGCATTAAATGGCGTCATTAAAGCTGGAACCTTATGGCAGCCTGGTGTTAACCCCTATTCCATTATACCCGATGGAGATGTTGTACAAGCCTTTAACCGTTATGGCTGGCACTGGAGTCCAGACAGGCATTGGTCCAGTGGTGCGGATTATATGCACTTCAGTCTTAATGGAAATTGATATCTGCTTATAAAGCATAACAATAAAAAAACACCCTTTATGCTATATATAATATATTGCATAAGGGGTGTTTTTTAGACATCATATGGTGTAAAGTATATGTAAACATTCTATAAGGCTGTATAAAGGCGCTGACTTATTAACAGCAATCAACTAAATCCTTGTAACCTTTGTCATATCAAATGGCAGACCATGTCCTGGATACACCTTGGTAATGTTCATTTTTATCATGTCTATTATACTTTTATCTAAGGCATCAAAATCCTGAGCATTGGGAGCTCTAGCTGGTTTTTTCATGTTGGCAAGCGTATCGCCTGCGATTAATGCTCCTTCACTGGTTATGATGCCAATGGATCCTTTTGTATGTCCTGGCATGTGCACAATCCTTGCTTCAAAACCGTACTCTGTTAAGGTATCCCCATGGTTAAGGTATATATCCGGTTCAAATGATTCAAAATCATCTAAGGTTTTGGTAGAGATTTTAATGATTAATCTTTTTAAAAGTTTAAACATGAGCTTTAAGACCATGGATCTATAGCGAAAACTTTGCAATACTTTCTGCAAAGTTGGGTTCACTACAAGTTCAAGATCATCACGATGCATAGCTATGGGCGTTTGATATTCTTTTTTAAGGTATGCAGCATTAGCAACATGATCATTATCACCATGGGTTAA is drawn from Vallitalea pronyensis and contains these coding sequences:
- a CDS encoding S-layer homology domain-containing protein, coding for MKKSILLSALLLLVMGVTNTSVTYATQTYQPSSWSSQSIDITAKAGLIPDDFSTQPFTNRITRRDFCDLLINTCRIYGITLPELPASHPFKDTTDEAVEYAYMLGLIQGTGEGMFSPDMPLTREMAAVMVSKILILFQSSSDEDMKNKVHTTATGTLTYTLPMGDEESANLLNRYAVDYSLVSTWAKVYMADVYTLGILLGTGEGKLDPKSNLTREQAVMLSLKVLTYCDESPIRAIGVDTCILPGPTGIYISPSYQADNVMLRWNAIPSATAYDVTISQNGVTSYMDRIHNHYLDLRNGSLDNYLINSKQFIHADIQVTPVNKNGEASIYSLQQTFNIFPKVSINEMITGDPNKNQFKDIHEANANMTTITVKVWQLTSSGTKKTAQINLKVNKNLAHTIEKIFEDIYNGDEKFPIKSASCYDYRNGRSQHSNGTAIDINPQENYFIALNGVIKAGTLWQPGVNPYSIIPDGDVVQAFNRYGWHWSPDRHWSSGADYMHFSLNGN
- a CDS encoding MBL fold metallo-hydrolase yields the protein MKQSIIRIDLGGVNCYLGKQGDHLILFDTGGHMVIDKKFTNRRDVLEDALKKQGCTPENLKLIVLTHGDNDHVANAAYLKKEYQTPIAMHRDDLELVVNPTLQKVLQSFRYRSMVLKLMFKLLKRLIIKISTKTLDDFESFEPDIYLNHGDTLTEYGFEARIVHMPGHTKGSIGIITSEGALIAGDTLANMKKPARAPNAQDFDALDKSIIDMIKMNITKVYPGHGLPFDMTKVTRI